One genomic region from Streptomyces sp. Li-HN-5-11 encodes:
- a CDS encoding lectin has translation MADALPARTLLRTLAAGVMALALALPGQLATTARAATVSDPVPLVNPSIGTGGNNDFSAGNTFPGADVPHGMLQWSPDTTSRPKGGGYNYADSAVSGFSLTHVSGVGCDAAGDLPILPVVGPIGSDPGSTTESFSHSHETASPGYYSVALGNSTSVALTTTTHAGIGQFTFPSSTQAGLLLKLNGTQTPYASSTLDLSGGTTVTGSVTSTGFCEATNPFTVYFAITFDHPFTAGGYNGGEHLTFDTTTSRTVEARVGISYTSTAEAAANRDAEVTGKSFADVRSAATTAWRNELSKISVSGGTGDQQTVFYTALYHALLFPSVVSDADGSYRGHDNAVHTVTSGHSAQYTDFSNWDIYRSQAQLTALLDPAAASDMAQSIVNDYEQGGTLTKWGMATGETHIMVGDPAVPVLADYYAFGARNFDTSTALSAMLKEQTTDTDVTPGVTYLDSFGYLPTNSPYGCCHEYATTSTQLEYDTDDFALSVFAGALGDRADQKKFQDRAQDWRNVFNTSSGYIQPRHSNGRWMDGFNAKLITSTASNDFAEGDAFTYTPMIPFNLAKLASLEGGTSSLASYLDSVLSGYQGLGSVLGTQSNMGNEPSIGLPWEYDWVGQPYKTQSTIRGVQDQLWTDAAGGEPGNDDLGEMSAWYVWSALGLYPETPGTADLALGSPLFTSAVVTAGGHTLTIHAPAAADGSPYVQSLTLDGNPWNKAYVPASYLTGSTELDFTLSSTANTSWAAAASAAPPSYDGTPGTGVAQPSGPLTETGTGKCVDDAGAGTSNGTAIQIHTCNGTNAQTWKVVPDGTLQVLDNCMDVTNGATASGTAVQLHTCNGTPAQQWQANPSGEIVNPVSHLCLTDSSNGATDKTRLTIATCAGSTGQRWTLPAS, from the coding sequence GTGGCTGACGCCCTGCCCGCCCGCACACTGCTGCGAACGCTGGCCGCCGGAGTCATGGCCCTCGCCCTCGCCCTGCCCGGCCAACTCGCCACTACGGCACGGGCGGCGACCGTGTCCGACCCCGTGCCGCTGGTGAACCCCTCCATCGGCACGGGCGGAAACAACGACTTCAGCGCCGGGAACACCTTTCCCGGCGCGGACGTACCGCACGGCATGCTGCAGTGGTCGCCCGACACCACGTCCCGCCCCAAGGGCGGCGGGTACAACTATGCCGACTCGGCTGTCTCCGGCTTCAGCCTCACCCATGTCTCCGGTGTCGGCTGCGACGCGGCCGGAGACCTGCCCATCCTGCCCGTCGTCGGGCCGATCGGCTCCGACCCCGGCTCCACCACGGAATCGTTCTCGCACTCCCATGAGACTGCTTCACCCGGCTATTACTCCGTGGCGCTCGGCAACAGCACCAGCGTGGCACTCACCACGACCACGCACGCGGGGATCGGCCAGTTCACCTTCCCCTCCTCCACCCAGGCCGGCCTCCTGCTGAAGCTGAACGGCACCCAGACCCCGTACGCCTCCTCGACGCTGGACCTGTCCGGCGGCACGACGGTGACCGGCTCGGTGACCAGCACCGGCTTCTGCGAAGCCACCAACCCCTTCACCGTCTACTTCGCGATCACCTTCGACCACCCGTTCACGGCCGGCGGCTACAACGGCGGCGAGCACCTCACCTTCGACACCACAACAAGCCGGACGGTCGAGGCGCGGGTCGGCATCTCCTACACGTCCACGGCCGAAGCCGCCGCCAACCGGGACGCCGAGGTCACCGGCAAGAGCTTCGCCGACGTCAGATCCGCGGCGACGACGGCGTGGCGCAACGAACTGTCCAAGATCTCGGTCAGCGGCGGTACCGGCGACCAGCAGACCGTCTTCTACACCGCGCTCTACCACGCCTTGCTCTTCCCCAGCGTGGTCAGCGACGCCGACGGCAGCTACCGCGGCCATGACAACGCCGTGCACACCGTGACCAGCGGCCACAGCGCCCAGTACACCGACTTCTCCAACTGGGACATCTACCGCTCCCAGGCGCAGCTCACCGCGCTGCTCGACCCGGCGGCCGCCTCCGACATGGCGCAGTCGATCGTCAACGACTACGAGCAGGGCGGCACCCTCACCAAGTGGGGCATGGCCACCGGCGAGACGCACATCATGGTCGGTGACCCGGCCGTCCCCGTGCTCGCCGACTACTACGCCTTCGGCGCACGGAACTTCGACACATCGACCGCCCTGTCCGCCATGCTCAAGGAACAGACGACCGACACCGACGTCACACCCGGCGTCACGTACCTGGACTCCTTCGGCTACCTGCCCACCAACTCGCCCTACGGCTGCTGCCACGAGTACGCCACCACGTCCACCCAACTCGAGTACGACACCGACGACTTCGCGCTGTCGGTGTTCGCGGGCGCACTGGGCGACAGGGCCGACCAGAAGAAGTTCCAGGACCGGGCCCAGGACTGGCGGAACGTCTTCAACACCTCGTCCGGCTACATCCAGCCCCGGCATTCCAACGGCCGCTGGATGGACGGTTTCAACGCCAAGCTGATCACCAGTACCGCGAGCAACGACTTCGCCGAGGGCGACGCCTTCACCTACACCCCGATGATCCCCTTCAACCTCGCCAAGCTGGCGTCCCTGGAAGGCGGCACCTCGTCCCTGGCGTCCTACCTGGACAGCGTGCTCAGCGGCTACCAGGGCCTGGGCAGCGTCCTCGGCACCCAGTCCAACATGGGCAACGAGCCCAGCATCGGGCTGCCGTGGGAGTACGACTGGGTGGGTCAGCCGTACAAGACACAGTCCACCATCCGAGGCGTCCAGGACCAGCTCTGGACCGACGCCGCCGGCGGGGAGCCCGGCAACGACGACCTCGGCGAGATGAGCGCCTGGTACGTCTGGTCGGCCCTCGGCCTCTACCCGGAGACCCCGGGCACCGCCGACCTGGCCCTCGGCAGCCCCCTGTTCACCTCTGCGGTCGTCACGGCGGGCGGGCACACGCTCACGATCCACGCTCCCGCCGCGGCGGACGGCTCGCCGTACGTCCAGTCGCTGACCCTGGACGGCAACCCCTGGAACAAGGCCTACGTCCCCGCCTCCTACCTCACCGGCTCGACGGAACTGGACTTCACCCTCTCCTCCACCGCGAACACCTCCTGGGCAGCAGCCGCCTCGGCCGCGCCGCCGTCCTACGACGGCACCCCCGGCACGGGAGTCGCCCAGCCCAGCGGCCCCCTCACCGAGACCGGCACCGGGAAATGCGTCGACGACGCCGGCGCCGGCACCTCGAACGGCACGGCCATCCAGATCCACACCTGCAACGGGACCAACGCGCAGACCTGGAAGGTCGTCCCCGACGGCACCCTGCAGGTCCTCGACAACTGCATGGACGTCACGAACGGCGCCACCGCCTCCGGCACGGCCGTCCAACTCCACACCTGCAACGGCACCCCGGCCCAGCAGTGGCAGGCCAACCCCTCGGGCGAGATCGTCAACCCCGTCTCCCACCTCTGCCTCACCGACTCCAGCAACGGAGCGACCGACAAGACCCGCCTGACCATCGCCACGTGCGCGGGCAGCACCGGCCAGCGCTGGACACTTCCCGCGTCATGA
- a CDS encoding NUDIX domain-containing protein yields MTSTDHPLTAPDAHMRSHLLQLVGAIEPWDDLECTHLESAEQWIAGKAPIYRVRKPDVPAMHLVSYFVVLDDTRGQLLLVAHRKARLWLPPGGHVEPGEDPWASVVRECREELGIEAVASPITGEHPLFLTITRTRGQGAHTDVSLWYLLEAEVRTVTTYDQGEFSAIRWLTDEQVLAEPAELLDPHMHRFTRKLQHTRIRRRRG; encoded by the coding sequence ATGACCTCGACCGACCACCCGCTCACCGCCCCTGACGCTCACATGCGCTCCCACCTTCTTCAGCTGGTCGGTGCCATCGAACCGTGGGACGACCTGGAGTGCACCCACCTGGAGTCCGCAGAGCAGTGGATAGCCGGCAAGGCCCCGATCTACCGGGTGCGCAAGCCGGATGTTCCGGCGATGCACTTGGTGAGCTACTTCGTCGTCCTTGACGACACGCGTGGACAGTTGCTGCTCGTCGCTCACCGCAAGGCGCGCTTGTGGCTGCCGCCCGGAGGACACGTCGAGCCAGGTGAGGACCCGTGGGCCTCGGTGGTTCGCGAATGCCGTGAGGAACTGGGCATCGAGGCGGTGGCATCGCCGATCACCGGCGAGCATCCCCTCTTCCTCACCATCACCCGAACCCGGGGGCAGGGCGCGCACACCGACGTCTCGCTGTGGTACCTCCTCGAAGCCGAGGTGCGCACCGTTACCACCTACGACCAGGGCGAGTTCAGCGCAATCCGGTGGCTGACCGACGAACAGGTGCTTGCTGAGCCGGCCGAGCTGCTGGACCCTCATATGCACCGCTTCACACGCAAGCTGCAGCACACGCGGATCAGGAGGCGTCGCGGGTAG
- a CDS encoding NUDIX domain-containing protein, whose product MRESTVRVRVAAYVLRRRAGRPVELLVFDHDADLPPGTHVPAGGVAPGEPLEEAVLREVAEESGLACVRILRPVAEERTPHPIRRFPRHTTFFELALDSDAEVPDMWHHRVTGAGRDNGMTFHCRFEPLPLAFSLADGQDAWLDRLEV is encoded by the coding sequence ATGCGGGAGTCGACAGTACGCGTCCGGGTGGCAGCCTACGTGTTGCGGCGCCGAGCGGGACGGCCGGTGGAACTGCTGGTGTTCGACCACGACGCGGACCTGCCGCCCGGCACGCATGTCCCGGCAGGGGGTGTGGCACCAGGGGAACCTCTGGAAGAGGCAGTACTGAGGGAAGTTGCAGAGGAGTCCGGGCTGGCATGCGTCCGCATCCTGCGTCCCGTCGCTGAGGAGCGCACCCCGCACCCGATCCGCCGCTTCCCCCGCCACACCACCTTCTTCGAACTGGCACTGGACAGCGACGCAGAGGTTCCGGACATGTGGCACCACCGTGTGACGGGCGCAGGCCGCGACAACGGCATGACGTTCCATTGCCGTTTCGAGCCCCTGCCCCTGGCCTTCTCCTTGGCGGACGGACAGGACGCCTGGCTTGATCGACTGGAGGTGTGA
- a CDS encoding DUF3159 domain-containing protein has protein sequence MRARLPALAATAAPTLAFVAAYGADGLRTALVATTAAGALVLGCGLWARRYLQHAAVGALLAVTCAAVAVGTGQARGFFLLPMLLPAAASAACLLSVPAGRPLAGMVANRVVGGPPHWRAHRPLHRFYRWMTVGIGLVCLASLAAQAALYSRAQIAWLGVLHVVMGALWPGITAATLALSRVAVARHRESAARYRSNVQGIAS, from the coding sequence ATGAGAGCCCGCCTGCCCGCGCTCGCGGCCACGGCGGCGCCCACCTTGGCGTTCGTGGCCGCCTACGGTGCCGACGGGCTGCGGACCGCCCTCGTGGCGACCACAGCGGCCGGGGCACTGGTTCTCGGCTGTGGCCTGTGGGCCCGCCGATACCTCCAGCATGCGGCGGTGGGCGCGCTGCTGGCGGTGACCTGCGCGGCGGTAGCAGTCGGTACCGGGCAGGCGCGGGGCTTCTTCCTGCTGCCCATGCTGCTGCCCGCGGCAGCATCGGCGGCCTGTCTGCTGTCGGTGCCGGCAGGCCGTCCCCTGGCCGGCATGGTGGCGAACCGGGTTGTGGGCGGCCCACCGCACTGGCGTGCGCACCGGCCCCTGCACCGTTTCTATCGTTGGATGACGGTGGGCATCGGCCTGGTGTGCCTGGCGAGTCTGGCGGCGCAGGCCGCTCTCTACAGCCGTGCGCAGATCGCCTGGCTCGGTGTCCTTCACGTCGTCATGGGAGCGCTGTGGCCCGGGATCACCGCCGCCACGCTGGCTTTGTCGCGTGTGGCCGTGGCCCGCCACCGGGAGTCGGCCGCCAGGTACAGGTCCAACGTCCAGGGCATCGCAAGCTGA
- a CDS encoding DUF2269 family protein, with the protein MTKLLLILHVLAAIVAVGPVTVAGSMFPAAARRAAGTPDLGAVATVRILHRVCRVYATVGLAVPVLGFATASELHVLGSPWLITSIALTGAAALVLALLVLPAQERLLAHLAEPAPGTAAVERAQTARLAMLTGAFNLLWATVTVLMILRPGSTTGV; encoded by the coding sequence GTGACCAAGCTCCTGCTCATCCTGCACGTGCTCGCGGCGATCGTCGCCGTCGGCCCGGTGACCGTGGCGGGCAGCATGTTTCCCGCCGCGGCCCGCCGTGCCGCCGGCACGCCCGACCTGGGGGCGGTCGCCACGGTACGGATACTGCACCGCGTCTGCCGGGTCTACGCCACAGTCGGCCTGGCCGTTCCCGTCCTCGGCTTCGCCACCGCGAGCGAGCTGCACGTCCTGGGCAGCCCCTGGCTGATCACCTCGATCGCGCTGACCGGTGCTGCCGCACTGGTGCTGGCGCTACTGGTTCTGCCGGCCCAGGAACGCCTCCTCGCCCACCTGGCCGAACCCGCGCCGGGGACGGCGGCCGTCGAGCGAGCGCAGACCGCGCGCCTGGCCATGCTGACCGGCGCCTTCAACCTGCTCTGGGCGACGGTCACCGTCCTGATGATCCTCCGTCCCGGCTCCACCACAGGGGTGTGA
- a CDS encoding DJ-1/PfpI family protein, whose translation MLAQFVLFDGFDPLDVIAPFEVFSAARTFTDRVTVELASAEGSRQVPSGIPGVALPAAASLAVDRADLVVVPGAAGRLPGQGAHDTAEEQIPAILGRALTTELPKLLADALAAEGTTVATVCGGSLLLSMAGLLHGRHATTHHQGLDLLGAGGVHVAPGRVVDDGDLVTAGGVTSGLDLGLYLLDREVGPKVALAVEQLFAHERRGVVWRDQGPAPVSAADGAEQSR comes from the coding sequence ATGCTGGCCCAGTTCGTCCTCTTCGATGGTTTCGACCCGTTGGACGTCATCGCTCCGTTCGAAGTCTTCAGCGCCGCCCGAACCTTCACCGATCGGGTGACCGTCGAACTGGCCTCTGCGGAAGGAAGCAGGCAGGTGCCGAGCGGAATCCCCGGCGTCGCGCTGCCGGCCGCCGCTTCTCTGGCCGTGGACCGCGCGGACCTGGTCGTCGTGCCGGGCGCGGCCGGCAGGCTCCCCGGACAGGGCGCGCACGACACCGCCGAGGAACAGATTCCCGCGATCCTCGGTCGTGCGCTGACCACCGAGCTCCCGAAGTTGCTGGCCGACGCGCTGGCCGCAGAGGGCACCACGGTGGCCACGGTCTGCGGCGGGTCACTGCTGCTGTCGATGGCCGGACTTCTGCACGGCCGCCACGCCACCACCCATCACCAGGGTCTGGACCTGCTCGGCGCGGGCGGCGTGCACGTCGCCCCGGGCCGGGTCGTGGACGACGGCGACCTGGTCACCGCCGGCGGCGTCACCTCCGGCCTCGATCTGGGCCTGTATCTGCTGGACCGGGAGGTCGGGCCGAAGGTCGCGCTCGCGGTGGAGCAGCTGTTCGCCCACGAGCGCCGAGGCGTCGTCTGGCGCGACCAGGGACCCGCACCGGTGTCCGCCGCCGACGGCGCGGAGCAGTCGCGGTGA
- a CDS encoding helix-turn-helix domain-containing protein translates to MHTVAVLALDQTVAFDMAIPVEVFGRVRLPDGRRPYRVRVCGTRPEVPTETFTISAPWGLDGLAGADTIIVPGRQEQAGPPPAEALQALRDAAAHGARIASICGGAFTLAATGLLDGLAATTHWIAADQLALQYPTIEVRPDVLYVDNGQLLTSAGASAGLDLCLHLVRRDLGSAVAADAARLAVTPLEREGGQAQFIVNKPPPLPRGSLLEPALAWMQDHLGEDLTLEAMAARCAMSTRTFSRRFREQTGTTPLQWLLRARVRHAQYLLENSDHPIERIAVQAGFGSATAFRERFKRVTGTTPQTYRATWKSASALRASA, encoded by the coding sequence ATGCACACGGTTGCGGTTCTTGCGCTGGATCAGACGGTGGCCTTCGACATGGCCATCCCGGTCGAGGTGTTCGGACGCGTGCGCCTGCCGGACGGGCGTCGCCCCTACCGGGTGCGCGTCTGCGGTACCCGACCGGAGGTGCCGACCGAAACGTTCACCATCAGTGCGCCCTGGGGGCTGGACGGTCTCGCCGGCGCCGACACGATCATCGTGCCCGGCCGGCAGGAGCAGGCGGGCCCGCCCCCGGCCGAGGCTCTTCAGGCGCTGCGCGACGCCGCCGCCCACGGCGCGCGCATCGCCTCGATCTGCGGCGGCGCCTTCACCTTGGCCGCCACCGGCCTGCTGGACGGCCTGGCCGCGACCACCCACTGGATCGCCGCCGATCAGCTCGCCCTGCAGTACCCGACAATCGAAGTGCGCCCGGACGTGCTCTACGTGGACAACGGCCAACTGCTCACCTCTGCCGGGGCCTCCGCCGGCCTGGATCTGTGCCTGCACCTGGTCCGCCGCGACCTGGGCTCGGCCGTCGCCGCGGACGCGGCACGACTGGCCGTCACCCCCTTGGAACGTGAGGGCGGCCAGGCCCAGTTCATCGTCAACAAGCCCCCGCCGCTGCCTCGCGGCTCACTTCTGGAACCGGCTCTGGCCTGGATGCAGGACCACCTCGGCGAGGATCTCACTCTGGAGGCCATGGCTGCCCGCTGCGCCATGAGTACCCGCACCTTCAGCCGCCGATTCCGTGAACAGACCGGCACGACCCCGCTGCAGTGGCTGCTCCGCGCACGCGTCCGGCACGCCCAGTACCTGCTCGAGAACAGCGACCATCCCATCGAACGCATCGCCGTGCAGGCCGGTTTCGGATCCGCCACCGCCTTCCGCGAACGGTTCAAGCGCGTCACCGGCACGACCCCGCAGACCTACCGGGCAACCTGGAAAAGCGCGTCGGCACTTCGAGCGAGCGCGTAG